Genomic window (Macrobrachium rosenbergii isolate ZJJX-2024 chromosome 48, ASM4041242v1, whole genome shotgun sequence):
GCTCTAGTGTGTGGCAGTACCCACCTGTGAGGGCCAGAGTGCAGACGTCCAGTACAAGCTCGTCGGATTATCGTCCTTACACAACATGTCGGAGCGCATCGAGCAGCGCTACTGCATTAAGTTCTGCTACAAGCTTGGTGATACACAAGTGCAAACTATCCAGAAGATTCAGCAAGCCTTTGGCGATGAAGCCATGAGAGTAACACAAATGAAGGAGTGGTATAATCGCTTCAAGCAAGGACAAAGCTCAGTTGAGAGCAAGCCACGGTCAGGCAGGCCATCCACCAGCAGAAACGAAGAAATCATTGAAAATGTTCGTCGAATAGTGGAGGCTGACCGTCGTATAACCATCAACGAAATTactgaagaagtaggaataagCACAGGATCAGTTCATACAATTTTAACGGAAGATTTGGCCATGCGACGAGTGTCTGCTAAATTCGTTCCCAAGTTGCTGTTGGAACAGCAGAAACAACTCCGCCTGGAAATTGCACAAGACCTGCTTGACTGTGTTAACAGTGACTCTGACTCCATGAAGACTACCATCACTGGTGATGAGACATGGGTGTACGGATATGACCCGGAAactaaatttcagtcatcacaatGGAAGCATCAGACATCACCAAGACCTAAAAAAGCACGACAGGTTCGTAGCAATGTCAAGGTAATGTTGACATGTTTTTTTGACTCCAATGGTATTGTGCATCATGAATATGCACCAGCAGGACAAACAGTTAATAAGGAGTATTACCTTGAGGTTATGCGACACCTTCGAGATGCAGTACGATGAAAACGACCGGAAATGTGGGCGGCGCGAAACTGGCAACTTCACCATGACAATGCACCTGCTCATTCTGCCCACCTGATCCACGCTTATCTGGCCAAAAACAACACTCCACTTGTTCGTCATCCTCCCTACTCTCCAGACATGGCACCTTGACTTCTGGCTGTTCCCAAACTGAAAACAACTCTGAAAGGGAAGCGTTTTGAGTcgagagagaaattatgagaaaaacgaCAGCAGAGCTTTACAGCATCCCAATGTCGAGATTCCAGAGATGTTACCAGCAGTGGCAGCACTGGTGGGAAAAGTCTGTGCACTCCCAAGGGGAGTACTTTCAAGgtgattgaataaatttttttcaaatgtgcaaatttttctctttatggaCCAAGGTCGGATACTTTTTGAATGGACCTCGTATACAATTAAGCggacattttctcattaattagAGCACATCACTGCCTGTCCTTAATTGCAAAAGAAATGGAATCATTGTATCtgatgtatttttaataaatgttgaGCTTTAGTTCAAGTACCGTTTGAAATTTCGTTCTGATTCAGATCTGAGCCTTAACCgaaggtatacatacataatatatattatatatatacatatatatatatatgcatatatatatatatatatatatatatatatatatatatatatatatatatatataattatatatataatgtatatatattcttcaccaAGCGCTTAatattttggatttattgttCTGCTATGGACgtcaaaattatttcatgttcttacatttggatttaaggctttgtagtgacaaacgcatctgaaaagtatgaagaattcgagaagttaagaagcaattgtggttattacaattacatacagtatgtatttggtaaaaagtgaccagtatgtttaaatatacatacattcatacatacacacacacatatatagaaatatatgtatatgtataatatatatacatatatatataaatatatgtatatgtgtatatatatatatatatatatatatatatatatatatatatatatatatatatatatatatatatatatatatatatatatatatatatatatatatcaaagtcaaaggcggttgctttaaacctgatgaacagcatcgagttagggagaaggagaattccttgtatttcctttcaatgtactttattgtgctgacgtttcaagaccatgtgtcccattttcaaagctataaattaaaaagacaacagaattaaaaatagactcagattttaaaacgagaaagaagaaattttacataaaagtataaaaagaaacataacagaaaggaacaatgaataccaaatagtgctgaaggcaaaagctgagtgacattcagggtccgttttggttccaacggaaactcacgagaggtatagaggtgttgacgtggactgagtatttaactggggaactagttgtttaataaaaagatagagcagatgaatttcttgagtatgccaaccaaatgcatccaaacataaagtttacagtcgaatatgaaagtgaaaataaattgcctttcttagatatgatataatggtttcaagacacgatgatcattttgataccacgatttttaggaaaaaaacttttaccggtgtgggttctaatttttatagccattgtttctttaattttaagttaaactctttatctaccctcttccacagggccttcagtttaacatctgattggaatggttttcacgaggaaattctatatctccaccaatattttattaataactgtttccatctgagctattttacaaacatttgcgcaaatttttaaataatatttttcaaccaaaattcagaataccaacagtacctaaactacctttctatgcaagtgtcccgcttatctacgataaacatttttaccaagatttacgacagataataaacaaatatttaccggctgtcgaattgaaactagtaccaaataatccaatgacgatcaagtctatgtttaaatataaagaaagtctgcaccctttgatgacctcgggagtcatatacctgtttaattgccccagatgtgacctggggaagtacgtgggctccactcgtaggttgttgaaggtgagattagactctcatcgtggcgtaagttaccgaacgggtgctaaattatcaaaccccgaattttcatgcataagagaccacgggaaaaaatgcaaatataatatcaattacaaggatttcaaaataataggcaaagctccgaatgaccaccaactgtcaatactagaatctctttttattaaacaactagttccccagttaaatactcagtccacgtcaacacctctatacctctcgtgagtttccgttggaaccaaaacggaccctgaatgtcactcagcttttgccttcagcactatttggtattcattgttcctttctgttatgtttctttttatacttttatgtaaaatttttttttctcgttttaaaatctgagtctatttttaattctgttgtctttttaatttatagctttgaaaatgggacacatggtcttgaaacgtcagcacaataaagtacattgaaaggaaatacaaggaattctccttctccctaactcgatgttatatatatatatatatatatatatatatatatatatatatatatatatatatatatatatatatatatatatatatataaattgttacatGTGGGTGCAATTACACATTAGCAAgatttttattgtgttatgtgGAGAATATTTTACAGGAAGAATTTCAACCTTCTATCACAGTCTTGGGTTCCACTGAAGTGCTCAAGGCAGCACTCCCCCATATGCAATGGTCTTTCAAGATTAATGAACTGCTAACGTTACTGTTATTTACCTGCCAGGGGCTCCACAACTTCCTAGGACTAATGAATCATGAGTCCACTTTGTTCATCTCTCAGTAAAACCTCTCAGGGATGTCTGCAGAAATTGTTTCTGATTCCCCTCAGAGTCCAGATTAATTAACTTCCAAAACCGAGAGGCTATTTAAGAATGATGCTGCTTTCTAGCAATTACTGTCTTTGTCTTCTAGAGTTAGGGAAGCACAGTGAGCTACCACAGGATCCACCTGAGACTTTGAATAATATCACTGCCCAGTATTCTGATACTGACTGTTGATGGAAAGCAAATTCTTattgtgaagaaaaagaaaagaaaaggatgacGTAAAAGAAATGCGAGGAATGAGACAAACTTCAGAACTGGATTGCCAAAGCTGACGTTTACCATGTATCTCTCTTCCGTTTTTGTTACCTTTCTCATGTCTTGGCAACATTTTTATCTTTCGCTTTTTCACTACTTGTTTCTGTATCATTTCCCGTTGCACCTCGGAATAGATGGGCTGCCAAGTCTTTGCTCTCACGACTGTGCTTATGCTGGcctctttgttttcctttacattttacaATAGACTTACGTTCTtggattttattttccaatttttttttgcacagacGTTCAGTTCTGATGAAGTTTCATAGCAAGCGATTGACTTATTGGAGTTGTCccatataaaagtatttataatatCTATAACTTTGATAATAAAGGCTTTCTGTAAGTTTTCCCATTCTAGGTTAAGCTAAAAGCGGGAATGCTAGCTGAAGAGTTCAGGGATATCATACTAAATGACACCAGAATGTTGTGACATCAGGTTATTCAACCAGTCAATCAAGAATGGCATAATGTCATTTGAAACTGGCAGTTTTTAGCACCATTTAAATCTccaaaaaaagtaatttgattaattttgctGATGTTTAAATGTCAATTATATCTTCAGGAAACCAGTCCTCAATCTATTGATCCTCGGATTTAATACCTCCTCAGGCGAAGTTAGACCATAGAgggtatatacctggagttgcgatCTCTATACCATTACTCCGTAGTtcagtggtcttccaccagggcagcGGTGCAAAGCCTTGTTGCCATCTACAAAGGTCTGGTAAGccacaaattgaacaggggcttagtgcgattgtgaatttttttatcgttaatattTAATGAgtcagtgtttagtgaatgtttaggctTTAATGAGTAagtttttagtgaatgtttatgcgTAAGTGTTTAGCGGATGCTTGGGGTTTAGTgagtttagtgagtaagtgtttagtgaatatttagtttagggtttagtgaatgtttagtttagggtttagcaaatgttttgtgaatgttagtgaatgtttagtgtgtatgtattcagtgaatgcttaacgagtgtttagggtttagtgaatgtttagtaagcgCTTAGGGTTTGGTGAATATttggtgaatgttagtgtttagtgaatatttggtgtgtaagtattcagtgaatgtttaatctgtaagtattcagtgaatgtttagtgagtgtttagggtttagtgaatgttttgtgaatgtcagtcagtgtttagtgaataattagtaaatattcagtgaatatttagtgaatgtcttgtgaaaattagtgtttaatgaatgtcttgtgaaaattagtgtttagtgaatgcttagtgtgtaagtgtttagtgagtttttaatgagtgattagtgaatgttcaatgactgtttagtgtttaatgagagtttagggatttaatgagcatttagggtttagtgagtatttagtgtttaatgagtgtttagggtttagtgagtgtttactgtatagtgagtgcttagtgaatgtttagtgagtgtttagtgcatAGTGAGTaaatagtgaatgtttagtgtatagagagtgcttagtgaatgcttagtgagtgtttagtgtttaatgaatgtttaggattgagtgagtgtttagtgaatgtgttAGGTAAATTAGATagggagaatagaaagaaagagagagagaaaaatagaataaagagagagacaaagaaggagaataaaaagagagaaaagagagagagaacaataattaagccTGGGCTATTTTGCATcgagagagagactagaagtgCTGATTGATGTAAACCACCTTCcacaaactcaaaacagtgagcgagtatatcgctcccagggccataaaaccgattgtaaaatctggaaactgtggcctcgcaaTTTAGCTTACTCAGGGATTACTCAGCACTTCGTCAAAAGCTAAcaccagccatatctataaccccgccttgaataggaggcgttttcatggaaattccatggaattgggggctggacaaagtaatgtacttcaacaccctccaatcaaacattctagggaggggtcttttacaccccctcctaagatcatttccaatcaaatcctctaaggagagatttgaacaacacctaccaacgtccttcccaatcaactgtttgaggggaggccttacagataaattcttccaataggatactggaaggaggaggagttgcAGATAACCAGAAatcccaggggttccagagaaacaagaCCAGAGCAGAGCGGCAGATTCGAGTTCACATCCCCCACAGGGAGAGTTATATCTCTCCTTGCTTTTGTGCTCCCAAAACAGACTGAATTTAACTGTTTAATAAGAGTGATTTCGTTATcataactgtaactgtaaatggtacttaagtttgtagttaacttttgTCATTAAAGTAAGAAACTACAATCTCGTctctattacgcctttctgagagataccagtactttaagataatttcccttcaaCAATAGCAGGTTCGAGAATGACTGATGACGGAGTCGACACTTAGAAGAATCTTGCAGgtgagagggaataaaaaaatttagtcgGGCATAACATATTGGTGGCAGCGTCAGCGGATCCAGAAGGTGAGatgaaacaaacgaacattaatagaaatatcagtgcaattactcaagttacagtgaaacgaaaatctacaaaacgaacttagactTTTACGACGGCgagcaaaacttatatgaagaaataaaaatcctGCAATAGAGcatcaaacaaaagtgaacaAAACAGTATTGGTGCGTTACGAAGAAGAGAAACAACGCAGAGTGTATTTCAACAAAGCTACGAAGGCGACAATAACAAGAAAACCACAGCGTGATGGCTTCGTAATAGCAACAACCCGTAAATTATCGAGAAATGAaatttactcttctctctctttaaatgtgtgaataagtgaagattatttaacatctctttataagactgaaaattaaggaaactctctctagtgaattaattttttttacctaattacaattattactctctctataaTAATTATTTGCTTAGTAAATGATTTAGATAgggaaatagttatttttttttactcggttggttataaatatttgagaaattatttgccattttgtgtactcattgtgatgaatttttctgatgatatgatgcccagtttcacataagatttttttgGTGAGTAATTGAATGATACTTTAAaggatttaatttacttgtgcacttgaactcagttgagagcttaatttttttactgttataatttgacagtttcttttactttatgaTACAGTGTGTatagtgaaaaattttttaaataattacaaatgagATACTCAATTTgagtaattttgttttaacatgCGAAGAGTATCTGACGAATTACTGAGCATGGTTAGACATTCACcatacgatttaagaccgtcgacactcagacgtagccgaattccaagactaaattcccactcagctttagtgcaaggaaatactaacaataataacacaactaaccagaaccaaaatagtgttaatcatcctaataatactaacagtaataataatagtaacaatactaataatattcgCACCTTATAATATCGCAGtatgaatcaagcagctgtaatgacaacacgcttctgtggacaggtggatgattcaaatcctgacaaaagtcgactcgaatcttatacagtaaatcattggctcacagatgcagatagtcgcataACTTCAGgaggaataacagatgaaagagctaaaacaAATGAAGCCTTACTTCTCGTAAGCTCAGAACATGGTGGCGCTCACAAAACTCTGAactccacaagttttagcaaacttaataactatgcagaattcaaagaaatttgtttatcactctggggaCCAGTAagtaagactgacagtttatataacataactagattccttaacccgcaacataaaacaattgctaatttgtacgcaagcatggagaatgcaataaagaaaatacagaagacttaaagaaaacaggcattactataggagataagacacagtttAGAGATAGTGTCAGTAATTTAGTtgagctaagacatgttttaaattacttgtcatttggaacaatatataatgttcttggagaagagaaaaagaaggctttcagaaaaataaaaattgatccaaagaAAAGCAGCCTTCATACATTGAAaaagatgagagaagaaatacaaaagaaagagatatatcTCTCCCAAGAATTtgtaggaacaacagaagcacaaaatgaaaggaaaagcagaaataataatcctacatttttaaaatgaataataaaaaatgataattccagacaagtagggaatagaccaactacctttcaaggaaaatatgcccaaaatactaaaagaaaatggaatccaaaccagaaaggaagatataatcaaacaaagagaggtcctcccaaaccttataaatatggtcaaaacacaaacacaaataattcaacccaggtaaactattccgctcaaggagcgagaccaaagacagcctgtgaaactgcgggtatacaaatcatgtTACAAACGAGTGTAGAAAGCCTAGAATCTGCATGGTTTGTAAGAAGGTAGGACATTTAACCAAGAATTGCTGGTTtggaacacaagaaggaaataaagaaatagttgaattaagcagcaatcgctcaacatcaaataagtcttcaagtcaatgacaaattatccctacacataagacaacaagaaagtcccttcaagaagataatctaaaagtagaagaattagcaaaaaggagaagtgaaggttcatccgcattatcctatttgcagagtaaagaagttgtattttccatggacgaagaagaaataatcagaaaggatttacctatcattaaagttccaataaataacaaaatatgcactgtacttatggattcaggtagtactgtaagcataattgataaacatacattaacaaaatacttaggcgttaaagaaacgctaattcagggtcaaagcagaataataaaaggagtagcgggtaaacagattaaaagtttaggaaatgtgaacttagaaatagacctttcgtcacataaatctgttgaaagttttatagttctagaagacagattttttcccgcacaagtgttgttctcatttaatctaatgaagagatgtggaatcatcctggactgcagagaaggaagaattaacctgaaacaggataatcaaaagagcgtatgctttacgcttgaagaagaaaagtttcacccaaatctgatcaatttgtctgagacggcttcgacaagcgagaaagacatacataaaataaattaccatcaagagaacaatcaaaataaaatggaaaagaatagaaaagaggaattcccacaattacagaatagaaacccaagaagatgtgcacatcaagaaaTCATAtactccaaagaaagaaatgacccagatataaataatggtgatcaccaagattctgaatataacgaaaaacaaggcgcctatactgataaatatacagagataaatacagatagttatagcaatgtagtaataagttgtgataatgaaaggaaattactaaatgaagtattgttattaaacaaaataaataaagtagatataaataatgtaatagcagtaactgaagaaactagtgaagatgcagaacattgttactttgcagagatagaagatgaagaaatatgttgcgtaagcactgctgatgataataaagtacagttcatactAAATAGACAAGcgattttgcatccaaagtgtttaacaaaattacatttaaggggaaaagaagagatggaagttaaagacgttctattattaaatgaagaattgccagaatttgtcaggatggataattccttagtccacatgaagggtaatacttgtgaagtttatgtccaaaactactcagataacaaactaacattatatgcaggcattgtcttctgcaaaggaatacctatcaatccattactaacactggaagaaaaagcatttttctctgtaactggtcaaaggtctgaattaagtaaagaaatgaataaaacagattttccagaaaacaagaataaattaattcaggtatcagaaaaatacagagatgtaatagctatagaaggagataaattaggtagaacaaatgtcctacaacgtagaattttattagatgatggaaaaaaaccattctttattcctaattacagattaccaataagccaaagacccatagttgataatttgatagaagaaatgaagaaagatggggtagtcattccttccaaatctccatataattctccattgctacttgttccaaagaaagatggaaattggagacttgtgatagattatagaaagttaaattccaacaccatcccagatagaatgccaatgccagtaattcaagatatgttagctcaattaggaggtgcaaaaatattttcatctttagatttacttagtggatattggcaagtacctttagacgaagagtcgaaaccatacacagccttcagcacacataaagaacacttacaatttgaagtcatgccatttggactcacttcggctcctttaacttttgttagattaatgttacaaatactaggagatatagaaaatgttgcagtttacttagatgatgttatcatttttagtaaagatttagaaagtcacctcaaaactttagaaatagtcctagaaagattaagaatagcaggactaaaaatcaaattaaagaaatgtcaattcttaatgaaatctttggaatacttaggtcatgtaattagtgaagatggactgcgcatgcaagcaggcaagataaaggcaatagttgaatatccagctcctacaaatttgaaagcattgagacgatttttaggaatggtaggttactatagacctttcattaagggttttgctacaatagccaaaccattaacagaattaacaaagaaggatgtcaaatatgaatggaatgaagagaacaagagacagcctttccaaacactaaagagtaaaatgaccaggaatcctgtattagtctacccagatttttccaaagacttttacttagcctgtgatgcctcaagtacagggctaggggctgtattattacaaaaggacaaaacaagaatgagagcagtatattatgccagtagagtcttaaatgcagcagaaaaaattatagcacaatagaaagggaatgtttagcattatactggggttaaagaaatttagaaacaTAATTTTAgggcataaagtcaatgtacttactgatcacaaaaccatttgtgatttgtttaaaagagaacttttacaaataacatgaagttcaatagatggttcattagtgtgttagaatttgctccagaattcagatatatcccagggaagtttaatacactagcagatgcattatccagatcccaagaagaaacagagaaatgcattaccactaatactttttgctTTAGCTGTCAAATAGTAGACTTAGACTTAGAAATataataggacagttaatgatagatgaatcttcaaaacctgattttgttttaatcaatggtttattatataaaagaccaacagagaagaatggttattctcgtctatacatcccaaaaacactaatcagagaagttttagaactaaccaggacatccaggaattaaaaagacaagtagaatcataaccagaaattatttttggccacattgtagtgaagatgccaagaactttgtacaaaattgtgaagtttgtaatcaaataa
Coding sequences:
- the LOC136831058 gene encoding protein GVQW3-like; the encoded protein is MSERIEQRYCIKFCYKLGDTQVQTIQKIQQAFGDEAMRVTQMKEWYNRFKQGQSSVESKPRSGRPSTSRNEEIIENVRRIVEADRRITINEITEEVGISTGSVHTILTEDLAMRRVSAKFVPKLLLEQQKQLRLEIAQDLLDCVNSDSDSMKTTITGDETWVYGYDPETKFQSSQWKHQTSPRPKKARQVRSNVKVMLTCFFDSNGIVHHEYAPAGQTVNKEYYLEVMRHLRDAVR